The DNA region AAACAGTCTAAAAACAAATTGCTTATCTATGATGTAAATGCTAATAAAATTACTGACAGCATTTTAAGGGTAAAGAGTTTTGATATTCCTAAAAAATATGATGGATGGGTGGTAATAGAAAAATTTAAGAATTTAAAACCTAAAAAAGATACTACTAAGACAAAGACTGAAAAGAATAAAGATAGTATCAAGGAAGCTGTAAAAGAAAAGAAAAATAAAAAGAAAAATCCTGCATTGGAAGCCGATTATGGATTGGTATATAACCTAAAAAGCAAGACTTCTGATACTATTTTTCACATTAAGTCTTTTAAATTGGCTGAAGAAGCACAAGCCTTATATTTTACAAAAATGAAAACCAAAAAGAAAGGTGACATTGGTATATTTCTATATGATTTTCATGGTTTTGAAAGAGTTATTGATACAGGTAGATATGCCTATGATCATTTGGCCATTGACAAAAAAGGTATGCGTTTGGCCTATCTGTCGGCTAAGGATTCTGTTGCTAAAGATTCGTTGAAGTACGAATTATTCTATGTTGCCGATAATAATCTACAACAAATTACCGATACCTTAGGTAAAAATTTACGCAACGATTGGGAATTAAGTGGTGCACAAACACCGTATTTCTCGGAAAACTCAAAACGACTTTATTTTTATTCAAAACCGACTGTAACATTTAATATTGATACTACCTTGTTAGATGATGAAATTCCAGAGGTTGATGTTTGGAACTATAAGGACAAATTGATTCAGCCTGAACAAAAATCAAAATTAGAATCTTTAAAAGATAAGGCTTATTTGTCTTTTGTTAATTTGAGTACTAATAATGTAATCGCGTTACAAGACAAAAACATAGATAATCTGCTTTTAGATAAAGATAGGGAGCAGAAATATGTGTTGGGTAATACTTCTAGTCCTTATGACGTTTCAAGGTCTTGGGAATATCCTTGGCTGTCAGACTACTATATTGTGAACACTGAAACTGGTGCAAAAGAACTGGCCTTACAAGGTACTTCAGCTCGACCAAATTTATCTCCTGACGGTAACTATGCCGTTTATTTCGATCAAGAGAGTCAACATTGGTGGTCACTAAATTTAGCCACTAAAGAGAAAAGAAATGTAACACAAAATTTGAATGTGCCTTTTTATGATGTTGAAAATGATGTACCTGCAGCTGCTTGGTCATATGGTTTTGGAGGTTTTGACAAAGAGGGATATGCATTGTTGAACGATCAGTTTGATGTTTGGAAAGTTGATTTGTCAGGTAGTAAAACACCAATAAATATTACTAAAGACGGACGCACAAAAAATATAGAATACCGAACTTTACGATTAGATGTTGAAGATAGAAGCAAAGCTTCTTATTTTAAAAAGCAGTTATTGATTGAAGCTTTTGATAAAACAAAGAAAACGAATACCCTTTTGGGGCTTAATCCAAAAAACTATAGAAAAAAAGTGATATTAACTACTGAAAATATGTTGTTAGGAGGGTTCAGAAAAGCAAAAGAAACCGATGCATTGTTGTACACAAAGCAGAATTTTCAAACGTTTCCAGATCTGTATTATTTTGACGGAAGAAAATCAAAACGGATTACAGATGCCAATCCTCAGCAAAAAGAATTTTTATGGGGGACTTCAGAAAAGTTCAGTTGGACGGCATATGACGGTACAAAATTAGACGGAATTATTTACAAACCCGAAAATTTTGATGCCACCCGAAAATACCCTATGATTAGTTATTTTTATGAAAGACGAAGTGATAACCTAAACAGTTACCATACACCAAGGCCTAGTGCTTCAACAGTTAATATGAGCTTTTTAGCAAGTAATGGGTATGTGGTTTTTGTTCCGGACATTGTTTATAAAGAAGGGAAACCGGGTGGAAGTGCTTATAACTGTATTGTTTCGGGTATAGAAGCCGTTGAAAAATTAGGTTATATCGATTCCGATAATATTGCCATACAAGGGCAGAGTTGGGGTGGCTATCAAGTAGCACATTTGGTAACTAAAACCAATAAATTTAAGGCGGCTATGGCGGGTGCACCTGTAAGTAATATGACTTCGGCCTATGGTGGTATTCGTTGGGCTAGTGGTTTAAGCCGAGCGTTTCAGTATGAAAAAACACAGAGTAGAATTGGTAAAAACCTTTGGGAAGGTTTTGATTTGTATATTGAGAATTCACCATTATTTGGTATTCCAAATATAGAAACTCCTTTACTAATGATGCATAACGATGCCGATGGAGCGGTGCCGTATTACCAAGGTATAGAAATGTTTATGGGTATGCGTAGGTTAAACAAACCTGTTTGGTTATTGGTGTATAATAATGAAGCACATAATTTAAGGAAAAACAAAAACAGACAAGACTTATCTATACGTATGATGCAGTTTTTTGATCATTATCTAAAAGGAGCTCCTGCACCCAAATGGATGACCGAAGGGCTGCCCGCGGTTAGAAAAGGAAAGGATTTTGGTTATGATTTAGAGGGTAACTAGCAAAGCTAGTATTTTCATATAGATTGTTTCTTGTACAAAATAATTTCGGTTAAGCCCGTCTGTACGCAAGAAATAATGAGTGAAGAAATGGAGTTGCAGAGCGTTAGCTCTAAGCATGTAATTTCGAGAGCGAATGCTGCGAAGCAATTTCCTCGTACAGACTAGATTTTTTTGTTTCGTTTTTTCATCAATGGAAAAAATGAAAGAAATTAAGTTAAGTTCTTCGTTTTCCTATACAACCTATAATAATACCAAGCAGCAATACCACCAATAAAAGAAAATAACGCTAACATCCAAAATACATGTTGATGGCCTATTTTTCCAGGTGAACTATCCAATAAATACCCCATAACAGGACTGGCAAAAATATCTGGGGTATAGCCTATCAAAGAAATCAGCCCAACAGCAGTTCCCGTAAGTACTAAAGGAATTTGCCCGCGTTCCATTACCGCAAAATACAATGAACGTGCGGCGTAAACCCCCGTAGCCACAATCAGTATAGAGATAAAAAACAATGCTGTTAAAGAAGTAGAGACAACACCTGTGGCAAATAATAAGGCTCCGCAAAACGAAATGATAAAACTAACTAACAACCAAAAAGTAAT from Aureibaculum sp. 2308TA14-22 includes:
- a CDS encoding S9 family peptidase, which produces MFQKIALFVFVFCFSLSSYSQQKRSLTHDDYDLWKRIQSPQVSDNGKLIVTTVATATSRGDGYLRIYNAKTGKSNKFHNGYGAKISNDNNYIFFLQKPDYQTVRKEKKKEVKKDKQSKNKLLIYDVNANKITDSILRVKSFDIPKKYDGWVVIEKFKNLKPKKDTTKTKTEKNKDSIKEAVKEKKNKKKNPALEADYGLVYNLKSKTSDTIFHIKSFKLAEEAQALYFTKMKTKKKGDIGIFLYDFHGFERVIDTGRYAYDHLAIDKKGMRLAYLSAKDSVAKDSLKYELFYVADNNLQQITDTLGKNLRNDWELSGAQTPYFSENSKRLYFYSKPTVTFNIDTTLLDDEIPEVDVWNYKDKLIQPEQKSKLESLKDKAYLSFVNLSTNNVIALQDKNIDNLLLDKDREQKYVLGNTSSPYDVSRSWEYPWLSDYYIVNTETGAKELALQGTSARPNLSPDGNYAVYFDQESQHWWSLNLATKEKRNVTQNLNVPFYDVENDVPAAAWSYGFGGFDKEGYALLNDQFDVWKVDLSGSKTPINITKDGRTKNIEYRTLRLDVEDRSKASYFKKQLLIEAFDKTKKTNTLLGLNPKNYRKKVILTTENMLLGGFRKAKETDALLYTKQNFQTFPDLYYFDGRKSKRITDANPQQKEFLWGTSEKFSWTAYDGTKLDGIIYKPENFDATRKYPMISYFYERRSDNLNSYHTPRPSASTVNMSFLASNGYVVFVPDIVYKEGKPGGSAYNCIVSGIEAVEKLGYIDSDNIAIQGQSWGGYQVAHLVTKTNKFKAAMAGAPVSNMTSAYGGIRWASGLSRAFQYEKTQSRIGKNLWEGFDLYIENSPLFGIPNIETPLLMMHNDADGAVPYYQGIEMFMGMRRLNKPVWLLVYNNEAHNLRKNKNRQDLSIRMMQFFDHYLKGAPAPKWMTEGLPAVRKGKDFGYDLEGN